The Enterobacter asburiae genome window below encodes:
- the zinT gene encoding metal-binding protein ZinT, with translation MAAHIGKFAMTLGALLVSGQLFAHSHGHQMTEAEQKAASGVFEDKDVKDRSLSDWDGTWQSVYPFLLDGSLDPVFKKKAQKDKSKTFDEVKAYYRKGYATDVDAIGIENNVMEFHKGKAVRRCQYDYSGYKILTYASGKKGVRYLFECKDAGSKAPKFVQFSDHTIAPKASSHFHIFMGNTSHEALLKEMDNWPTYYPNEMYKEQVVEEMLHH, from the coding sequence TTGGCTGCACATATTGGGAAATTTGCCATGACTCTGGGGGCGCTGCTGGTCAGCGGCCAGCTGTTTGCTCACTCGCACGGCCATCAGATGACCGAAGCGGAACAGAAAGCGGCGAGCGGCGTGTTTGAGGATAAGGACGTGAAGGACAGATCGCTTTCTGACTGGGACGGGACCTGGCAGTCGGTCTATCCGTTCCTGCTGGACGGCTCGCTGGATCCGGTGTTTAAAAAGAAAGCGCAGAAAGACAAAAGCAAAACCTTTGACGAGGTGAAAGCGTACTACCGCAAGGGTTATGCGACGGACGTGGATGCTATCGGCATCGAAAATAACGTGATGGAATTTCATAAGGGCAAAGCGGTCAGACGCTGTCAGTATGATTACAGCGGCTACAAAATACTGACCTACGCATCGGGCAAAAAAGGCGTTCGCTATCTGTTTGAGTGTAAGGATGCCGGCAGCAAGGCACCGAAGTTTGTTCAGTTCAGCGACCACACCATCGCACCGAAAGCCTCTTCGCATTTTCACATTTTCATGGGCAACACCTCCCACGAGGCGCTGCTGAAAGAGATGGATAACTGGCCGACCTATTATCCCAATGAGATGTACAAAGAGCAGGTGGTGGAGGAAATGTTGCACCACTGA